The following proteins come from a genomic window of Mycolicibacterium rufum:
- a CDS encoding SRPBCC family protein, giving the protein MWTVSRQIPAPADAVWRLLVDLDAWPQWGPTVAGAELDGAGFELGATGRVWTPVGVPLPFTITELDQGRSWAWRVAGVPATHHGVEPTAGGCRAWMSAPVWAPAYLPVLAVALRRIEMMAVDSGADG; this is encoded by the coding sequence GTGTGGACCGTGAGCAGACAGATCCCCGCGCCCGCCGACGCGGTGTGGCGCCTCCTCGTCGACCTCGACGCCTGGCCGCAGTGGGGCCCGACCGTCGCGGGCGCCGAACTCGACGGCGCCGGGTTCGAACTCGGCGCGACGGGCCGGGTCTGGACCCCGGTCGGCGTGCCGCTGCCGTTCACCATCACCGAACTCGACCAGGGTCGGTCCTGGGCGTGGCGGGTCGCAGGCGTGCCCGCCACCCACCACGGGGTCGAACCCACCGCAGGAGGCTGCCGCGCGTGGATGAGCGCCCCCGTGTGGGCGCCCGCCTACCTCCCGGTGCTCGCCGTCGCGCTGCGGCGCATCGAGATGATGGCGGTTGATTCCGGCGCCGACGGGTAA
- a CDS encoding IclR family transcriptional regulator, protein MPGPIQAIVRATAITDLVERSGRALQLREIAQEVGLSKTTTHGILRTLVDLEYLDQDDDTGDYSPGPRLVSHEIVELDGNDLRSAAMPWADALALGTGMEVLLTMLDGQEAEIVHHVFRPDDRRQTLRVGERLPLHATGCGKLVLAYSPLRERLLRNLTLDRFTRRTSVNRSRLAATVTRIRAEGVATADGECDPDSADIAVPVHGRRSTVAAIALHGAPEELLHGDGAPRDDLLEGLRQAATAVMLTLESAR, encoded by the coding sequence ATGCCCGGTCCCATCCAGGCCATCGTCCGCGCGACCGCGATCACCGACCTCGTCGAACGCAGCGGCCGTGCGCTGCAGTTGCGGGAGATCGCGCAGGAGGTGGGGCTGTCCAAGACCACCACGCACGGCATCCTGCGCACCCTGGTCGATCTCGAGTACCTCGATCAGGACGACGACACCGGCGACTATTCGCCGGGCCCGCGGCTCGTCTCGCACGAGATCGTGGAACTGGACGGCAACGACCTGCGCTCGGCGGCGATGCCGTGGGCGGACGCGCTGGCGCTGGGCACCGGCATGGAGGTGCTGCTCACGATGCTCGACGGCCAGGAGGCCGAGATCGTGCACCACGTGTTCCGGCCCGACGACCGGCGCCAGACCCTGCGGGTCGGTGAGCGCCTGCCTCTGCACGCGACCGGGTGCGGCAAGCTCGTGCTCGCGTATTCGCCTCTGCGCGAACGGCTTCTGCGCAATCTCACGCTGGATCGGTTCACCCGCAGGACGTCGGTGAACCGGTCGCGGCTGGCCGCGACGGTGACACGGATCAGGGCGGAGGGGGTCGCGACGGCCGACGGCGAATGCGACCCGGACTCCGCCGACATCGCAGTCCCCGTGCACGGTCGTCGCTCGACGGTGGCGGCGATCGCGCTGCACGGCGCCCCGGAGGAGTTGCTCCACGGCGACGGGGCACCGCGAGACGATCTGCTGGAGGGTCTTCGGCAGGCAGCCACCGCGGTGATGCTGACCCTCGAGTCGGCGCGGTGA
- a CDS encoding SRPBCC family protein, translating into MAITESRETVIEASPAEIMDVLFDLESLTEWSSAHQEVEILDRDDQGRPTRSRQVVKIVGVSDEQVLDYAVHDDGVSWTLVSSKQQRAQEGRYTLVPDGDATRVRFDLTVDPTVPLPGFVVKRGAKGLMETATDGLRTRVLHLKGR; encoded by the coding sequence ATGGCCATCACCGAATCCCGCGAGACCGTCATCGAGGCGTCGCCCGCGGAGATCATGGACGTGCTGTTCGACCTCGAGTCGCTGACCGAATGGTCCTCGGCGCACCAGGAGGTCGAAATCCTCGACCGCGACGATCAGGGCCGGCCCACCCGGTCCCGGCAGGTGGTCAAGATCGTCGGGGTCAGCGACGAGCAGGTGCTCGACTACGCGGTCCACGACGACGGGGTCAGCTGGACCCTGGTCAGTTCGAAACAGCAGCGCGCCCAGGAGGGCCGCTACACCCTGGTCCCCGACGGGGACGCCACCCGGGTGAGATTCGACCTGACCGTGGACCCGACGGTCCCACTGCCCGGCTTCGTGGTGAAACGGGGGGCCAAGGGGCTGATGGAGACGGCCACCGACGGGCTGCGCACGCGGGTGCTGCACCTCAAGGGGCGGTGA
- a CDS encoding MIP/aquaporin family protein, whose amino-acid sequence MTASVKAKNPLLGELSGELLGTAILVLFGCGVVAQVITGGFPDLVTSGDHNSIAFGWGLGVTMAVFVAGRISGAHLNPAVTVALTVFRGFERRKVLPYIAAQMAGALIGALVVRFVYADQIAAVDAGHTKATQGIFSTSPGEGVSILTAFSDQIVGTALLVMVIFALTSAVNNPPLANTAPLIIGLLVVAIGMAWGTNAGYAINPARDFGPRLASWITGYQDAMFSANGPELYFWVPIVAPIIGGLLGGALFVYCIERFLPATADQPQEIGVEQPAALPDR is encoded by the coding sequence ATGACTGCATCGGTAAAAGCGAAGAACCCCTTACTCGGGGAACTGTCCGGCGAGTTGCTGGGCACCGCGATCCTGGTCCTGTTCGGCTGCGGGGTCGTGGCCCAGGTGATCACCGGAGGGTTCCCCGACTTGGTCACCTCGGGCGACCACAACTCGATCGCCTTCGGATGGGGCCTGGGCGTCACGATGGCCGTCTTCGTCGCGGGCCGCATCAGCGGCGCCCACCTGAATCCGGCGGTCACCGTGGCGCTGACGGTCTTTCGCGGTTTCGAGCGCCGGAAGGTGTTGCCGTACATCGCGGCTCAGATGGCCGGCGCGCTGATCGGGGCGCTCGTCGTGCGTTTCGTCTACGCCGACCAGATCGCCGCGGTGGACGCCGGACACACCAAGGCCACCCAGGGCATCTTCTCCACGTCGCCGGGCGAGGGCGTCTCGATCCTGACGGCGTTCTCCGACCAGATCGTCGGCACCGCGCTGCTGGTCATGGTGATCTTCGCGCTGACCAGCGCGGTGAACAATCCTCCGCTGGCCAACACCGCACCACTGATCATCGGCCTGCTGGTGGTCGCCATCGGCATGGCGTGGGGCACCAACGCCGGCTACGCGATCAACCCGGCGCGCGACTTCGGTCCCCGGCTGGCGTCCTGGATCACCGGCTATCAGGACGCGATGTTCTCGGCCAACGGCCCCGAACTGTACTTCTGGGTGCCGATCGTCGCGCCGATCATCGGCGGCCTGCTCGGCGGGGCGTTGTTCGTGTACTGCATCGAGAGGTTCCTCCCCGCCACCGCAGACCAACCCCAGGAGATCGGTGTGGAGCAACCCGCCGCGCTTCCCGACCGCTGA
- a CDS encoding GlsB/YeaQ/YmgE family stress response membrane protein: MIGTIIGAIVVGLIVGALARLVMPGKQNIGVLMTIVLGALGSFLGAWVSYKLGYSNQNGGFKIIPFLVGIIFAIVLIAAYLGITGKRGSRPRV, translated from the coding sequence GTGATCGGAACCATCATCGGCGCCATCGTCGTCGGTCTCATCGTCGGCGCACTGGCCCGGCTCGTCATGCCGGGCAAGCAGAACATCGGCGTGCTGATGACCATCGTGCTGGGCGCGCTCGGGTCCTTCCTGGGCGCCTGGGTGTCGTACAAGCTCGGCTACTCCAACCAGAACGGTGGATTCAAGATCATCCCGTTCCTGGTCGGCATCATCTTCGCGATCGTGCTGATCGCCGCCTACCTGGGCATCACCGGCAAGCGCGGCAGCCGGCCCCGCGTCTAG
- a CDS encoding glycerol-3-phosphate dehydrogenase/oxidase, translating to MQSFPLSPHHRDVALADMADTPLDILIIGGGVVGAGAALDAATRGLRTGLVEARDLASGTSSRSSKLIHGGLRYLEMLDFRLVAEALSERGLMLEKLAPHLVRPVKFLYPLKHRGWERLYLGAGLALYDAMSKASGHGAGVPLHRHLTRRGALRAAPSLSKDALVGALQYYDAQVDDARHTMTIARTAAAYGARVATRTRVVDLIREGERVTGARVVDLESGREHTIRARQVINATGVWTDDTQTLANERGQFHVRSSKGIHLVVPRDRIRSSTGIILRTETSVLFVIPWGRHWIIGTTDTDWSLDKAHPAASQRDIRYLLDQVNAVLRTPLTEADVEGVFAGLRPLLAGESADTSALSREHAVAHSVPGLVVIAGGKYTTYRVMAKDAVDEAVHGLGETFDRRIPGCITDDVPLLGAEGYRAMWNARAQLAADSGLSDARIAALLNRYGSMTTEILALIREDPSLGEPLAAADDYLRAEVVYGTTHEAALHLDDVLCRRTRISIETFDRGTESCSEVADLMAPVLGWSAEQKEREIAHYLARVAAERESQAMPDDETADGARLGAADIVPVS from the coding sequence ATGCAATCGTTTCCCCTCTCACCACACCACCGTGACGTCGCGCTGGCCGACATGGCGGACACACCGCTGGACATCCTGATCATCGGCGGCGGCGTGGTCGGCGCGGGCGCCGCGCTCGACGCCGCCACCCGCGGGCTGCGCACCGGGCTGGTCGAGGCCCGTGACCTCGCCTCCGGCACGTCGAGCCGCTCCAGCAAGCTGATCCACGGCGGCCTGCGCTACCTGGAGATGCTCGACTTCAGGCTGGTCGCCGAGGCGCTGTCCGAACGCGGGCTGATGCTCGAGAAGCTGGCGCCGCATCTGGTCCGGCCCGTGAAGTTCCTCTACCCGCTCAAGCACCGCGGCTGGGAGCGGCTGTACCTCGGCGCCGGGCTCGCGCTCTACGACGCGATGTCCAAGGCGTCCGGGCACGGCGCCGGGGTGCCGCTGCACCGGCACCTGACCCGCCGCGGCGCGCTGCGCGCAGCGCCGTCGTTGAGCAAGGACGCCCTCGTCGGGGCCCTGCAGTACTACGACGCCCAGGTCGACGACGCCCGGCACACCATGACCATCGCCCGGACCGCGGCCGCCTACGGCGCGCGGGTCGCCACCCGCACCCGCGTGGTCGACCTGATCCGCGAGGGTGAGCGGGTCACCGGCGCCCGTGTGGTGGACCTGGAGTCCGGTCGCGAGCACACCATCCGGGCGCGGCAGGTCATCAACGCCACCGGTGTGTGGACCGACGACACCCAGACGCTGGCCAACGAGCGCGGTCAGTTCCACGTGCGCTCGAGCAAGGGCATCCACCTGGTGGTGCCGCGGGACCGCATCCGGTCCTCGACCGGGATCATCCTGCGCACCGAGACGTCGGTGCTGTTCGTCATCCCCTGGGGCCGGCACTGGATCATCGGTACCACCGACACCGACTGGTCGCTGGACAAGGCCCACCCGGCCGCGAGCCAGAGGGACATCCGCTACCTGCTCGACCAGGTGAACGCGGTGCTGCGGACGCCGCTCACCGAGGCCGACGTCGAGGGGGTGTTCGCGGGGTTGCGGCCGTTGCTCGCGGGCGAGAGCGCCGACACCTCCGCGCTGTCACGTGAACACGCTGTCGCGCACAGTGTTCCGGGTCTGGTGGTGATCGCCGGCGGCAAGTACACCACCTACCGGGTGATGGCCAAGGACGCCGTCGACGAGGCCGTGCACGGCCTGGGCGAGACCTTCGACCGGCGGATCCCCGGCTGCATCACCGACGACGTCCCGCTGCTGGGCGCCGAGGGATACCGGGCGATGTGGAACGCCCGGGCGCAGCTGGCTGCTGATTCCGGCCTCAGCGACGCGCGCATCGCGGCGCTGTTGAACCGGTACGGCTCGATGACCACCGAGATCCTCGCCCTCATCCGAGAGGACCCCTCGTTGGGTGAGCCGCTGGCGGCCGCCGACGACTACCTGCGCGCCGAGGTGGTGTACGGCACCACCCACGAGGCCGCCCTGCATCTGGACGACGTGCTGTGCCGGCGTACGCGCATCTCGATCGAGACGTTCGACCGCGGCACCGAATCCTGCTCGGAGGTGGCCGATCTGATGGCTCCGGTGCTGGGCTGGTCCGCCGAGCAGAAGGAGCGGGAGATCGCGCACTACCTGGCCCGCGTCGCCGCCGAGCGGGAGAGCCAGGCGATGCCCGACGACGAGACCGCCGACGGTGCGCGTCTGGGCGCCGCGGACATCGTGCCGGTCAGCTGA
- a CDS encoding thiamine pyrophosphate-binding protein has protein sequence MERNGGDVVVETLTALGATHVFGIPGQNALGLFDAIRRSDLTFVSSRVENNSAFGADGYARATGEVGVLFLSTGPGALTALGALQEAYATGVPVLVIASQVPRAAMGLRRGALHQLDDQQRSALNVTKSTAVARDSGQLPSLLADAWSLAQSAPAGPTWVEIPQDVLLEPTDVPPVTSVATAVTARPPRADVVCAAAAALDGAQRPVILAGGGVRRSRGGAQALVALAEKIDAPVVSTVGGKGALSFDHPLSAASWIEDRHTTSLLEDADVLLAVGTAMGEVTSNYFTLSPTGTVIHVDAEARVLGANHPALAVHADAAQALTAIAAQVTPRTRGDGADRAAALRAAVEDRLATQDVAAERALIRDLRAATPVAAHTFWDMTIAGYWAWSAWDPRDGEFHSAQGAGGLGFAFPAALAAAIGTGHRTLAVSGDGGAMYSIAELATARQHDADVTWLIVDDGGYGILREYMTGAFGQATATELARPDFVALATSFGVPAHAATLDTVGDVVAGTFTARGPAVVVLSATLRMFSAT, from the coding sequence ATGGAGCGCAACGGCGGCGACGTCGTCGTCGAGACGCTGACGGCGCTCGGCGCGACGCACGTCTTCGGCATCCCCGGGCAGAACGCGCTCGGGCTGTTCGACGCGATCCGGCGCAGCGATCTGACGTTCGTCAGCTCGCGGGTGGAGAACAACTCGGCGTTCGGTGCCGACGGCTACGCCCGGGCGACCGGTGAGGTCGGCGTGCTGTTCCTGTCGACCGGGCCGGGTGCGCTGACCGCACTGGGCGCACTGCAGGAGGCCTACGCCACCGGGGTGCCGGTGCTGGTGATCGCCAGTCAGGTGCCACGCGCGGCGATGGGCCTGCGCCGCGGGGCGCTGCACCAGCTCGACGACCAGCAGCGCAGCGCGCTCAACGTCACGAAAAGCACGGCGGTGGCTCGGGATTCGGGTCAGCTGCCCAGCCTCCTGGCCGACGCGTGGTCGCTGGCCCAGTCCGCGCCCGCCGGCCCGACGTGGGTGGAGATCCCGCAGGACGTCCTGCTCGAACCGACGGATGTACCGCCGGTGACGTCCGTCGCCACCGCCGTCACGGCACGTCCGCCCCGCGCCGACGTGGTCTGCGCGGCCGCCGCCGCCCTCGATGGCGCGCAGCGGCCGGTGATCCTCGCCGGCGGCGGTGTGCGCCGCTCGCGTGGTGGGGCTCAGGCGCTGGTCGCGCTCGCCGAGAAGATCGACGCCCCGGTCGTGTCGACCGTCGGCGGCAAGGGCGCCCTTTCCTTCGACCACCCGCTCTCGGCGGCGTCGTGGATCGAGGACCGGCACACCACGTCCCTGCTCGAGGACGCCGACGTGCTGCTCGCCGTCGGCACCGCGATGGGGGAGGTGACGAGCAACTACTTCACGCTGTCACCCACGGGCACGGTGATCCACGTCGACGCCGAGGCCCGGGTGCTCGGCGCGAACCATCCCGCGCTCGCCGTCCATGCCGACGCCGCACAGGCGCTGACCGCGATCGCTGCGCAGGTGACCCCGCGCACGAGGGGCGACGGCGCCGACCGCGCCGCGGCGCTGCGCGCCGCCGTCGAGGACCGGCTCGCCACCCAGGACGTTGCCGCCGAGCGCGCCCTGATCCGCGATCTGCGGGCCGCGACTCCTGTTGCGGCGCACACGTTCTGGGATATGACGATCGCGGGCTACTGGGCGTGGTCGGCGTGGGATCCGCGCGACGGCGAGTTCCATTCGGCGCAGGGCGCGGGCGGGCTGGGCTTCGCGTTTCCCGCCGCGCTGGCGGCCGCGATCGGCACCGGGCACCGGACGCTGGCAGTGTCCGGGGACGGCGGCGCGATGTACTCGATCGCCGAACTCGCCACCGCCCGCCAGCACGACGCGGACGTCACGTGGCTGATCGTCGACGACGGCGGCTACGGCATCCTGCGCGAATACATGACCGGCGCGTTCGGCCAGGCCACCGCGACCGAACTCGCGCGGCCCGACTTCGTCGCGCTCGCCACCAGTTTCGGGGTGCCTGCGCACGCCGCCACCCTCGACACCGTCGGCGACGTCGTCGCCGGCACCTTCACGGCACGCGGACCCGCGGTTGTCGTCCTGTCCGCAACGCTGCGGATGTTCTCAGCCACCTAG
- a CDS encoding DAPG hydrolase family protein, producing the protein MTTYLGYRAGDADTAWGGFFDPRMAPLPGHVLDALHHGPQADQTLLDLASAADLLDDGHHATETGYGRLGRGGFTVAVLTEMPGVTPQMWDWWFGWHGSDARRYKLWHPRAHVSARWADGGGDGHYVGRTSLVEEYLGSAYTKAAIRFVPPEQLGLAPHRRGDAVAVCARLGSSELPVDIGWLVHQVRPTAGGAEMRSRFWMGGAHIGVRHGNLLANSMIRPVAARQLPDPRDLMVHCAQEMNHLAAFLPALHARFG; encoded by the coding sequence GTGACGACCTACCTGGGATACCGCGCCGGCGACGCCGACACCGCGTGGGGCGGCTTCTTCGACCCGCGCATGGCCCCACTGCCCGGCCACGTCCTCGACGCGCTGCACCACGGCCCGCAGGCCGACCAGACGCTGCTCGACCTCGCCAGTGCTGCAGATCTTCTCGACGACGGCCACCACGCCACCGAGACCGGCTACGGACGGCTGGGCCGCGGCGGCTTCACGGTGGCGGTGCTGACCGAGATGCCCGGGGTGACGCCGCAGATGTGGGACTGGTGGTTCGGCTGGCACGGCAGCGACGCCCGCCGGTACAAGCTGTGGCATCCGCGCGCGCACGTCTCGGCGCGCTGGGCCGACGGCGGCGGTGACGGGCACTACGTCGGACGCACCTCGCTGGTCGAGGAGTACCTCGGATCGGCGTACACGAAAGCCGCCATCCGCTTCGTGCCGCCCGAGCAGCTGGGACTCGCGCCGCATCGGCGGGGTGACGCCGTGGCGGTGTGCGCGCGGCTGGGATCCTCGGAGCTTCCGGTGGACATCGGCTGGCTGGTGCACCAGGTCCGGCCCACGGCGGGCGGCGCCGAGATGCGGTCGCGGTTCTGGATGGGCGGCGCGCACATCGGCGTCCGGCACGGGAATCTGTTGGCCAACAGCATGATCCGGCCGGTCGCGGCGCGCCAGCTGCCCGACCCGCGCGACCTGATGGTGCACTGCGCCCAGGAGATGAACCACCTCGCGGCGTTCCTGCCCGCGCTGCACGCGCGGTTCGGCTGA
- the glpK gene encoding glycerol kinase GlpK, protein MPEFIGSVDQGTTSTRFMVFDHGGNVIAAHQLEHEQILPQAGWVEHNPVEIWERTSSVIQTALGKAGLCSSDLAAMGITNQRETTVVWNKRTGRPYYNAIVWQDTRTDRIASALEAQGHGETIRHKAGLPPATYFSGGKIKWILENVDGVREAAERGEALFGNTDSWLLWKLTGGSHGGVHVTDVTNASRTMLMNLETLDWDDELLKLFGIPRQMLPDIVPSSSPEPYGMTLEDGPLGGQVPLTGALGDQQAATVGQVCFAPGEAKNTYGTGNFMLINTGTDIVRSKSGLLTTVAYKLGDEDAVYALEGSIAVTGSAVQWLRDQLGIISGAAQSEVLARQVEDNGGVYFVPAFSGLFAPHWRSDARGAIVGLSRFNTNAHVARATLEAICYQSRDVVEAMEADSGVHLEVLKVDGGITANNLCMQIQADVLGVDVVKPVVAETTALGAAYAAGLAVGFWKDTDELRKNWLEDKRWQPQWSDEQRQTGHAQWSKAVSRTLDWVDVS, encoded by the coding sequence ATGCCCGAATTCATCGGATCCGTCGACCAAGGCACCACCAGCACCCGCTTCATGGTGTTCGACCACGGCGGCAACGTGATCGCCGCACACCAGCTCGAACACGAGCAGATCCTGCCCCAGGCCGGCTGGGTGGAACACAACCCGGTGGAGATCTGGGAGCGCACCTCCTCGGTCATCCAGACGGCGCTGGGCAAGGCAGGGCTGTGCAGCAGCGACCTCGCCGCGATGGGCATCACCAACCAGCGTGAGACGACGGTGGTGTGGAACAAGCGAACAGGCCGGCCCTACTACAACGCGATCGTGTGGCAGGACACCCGCACCGACCGGATCGCCAGCGCGCTGGAGGCCCAGGGGCACGGCGAGACGATCCGGCACAAGGCCGGCCTGCCGCCGGCGACCTACTTCTCCGGCGGCAAGATCAAGTGGATCCTCGAGAACGTCGACGGCGTGCGCGAAGCGGCCGAACGCGGCGAGGCGCTGTTCGGCAACACCGACAGCTGGTTGCTGTGGAAGTTGACCGGCGGCAGCCACGGTGGCGTGCACGTCACCGACGTGACCAACGCGAGCCGCACGATGCTGATGAACCTGGAGACCCTCGACTGGGACGACGAACTGCTGAAGCTGTTCGGGATTCCGCGGCAGATGCTCCCCGACATCGTCCCGTCGTCCTCCCCGGAGCCCTACGGCATGACGCTCGAGGACGGGCCGCTGGGCGGCCAGGTGCCGCTGACCGGCGCGCTCGGTGACCAGCAGGCCGCCACGGTCGGACAGGTGTGCTTCGCCCCCGGCGAAGCCAAGAACACCTACGGCACCGGCAATTTCATGCTGATCAACACCGGCACCGACATCGTGCGCTCGAAGTCCGGACTGCTCACCACGGTCGCCTACAAGCTCGGCGACGAGGACGCCGTCTACGCACTGGAGGGCTCGATCGCCGTCACCGGCTCAGCCGTGCAGTGGCTCCGCGACCAACTCGGGATCATCAGCGGCGCAGCACAATCCGAGGTACTGGCCCGCCAGGTGGAGGACAACGGCGGCGTCTACTTCGTGCCCGCGTTCTCCGGGCTGTTCGCCCCGCACTGGCGCTCCGACGCCCGGGGTGCGATCGTCGGGCTGTCCCGGTTCAACACCAACGCCCACGTGGCCCGCGCGACGTTGGAGGCGATCTGCTATCAGAGCCGCGACGTCGTCGAGGCGATGGAGGCCGACTCCGGGGTGCACCTGGAGGTGCTCAAGGTCGACGGCGGCATCACCGCGAACAACCTGTGCATGCAGATCCAGGCCGACGTCCTGGGTGTCGACGTGGTCAAGCCCGTCGTCGCCGAGACCACCGCGCTCGGCGCGGCCTACGCGGCCGGGCTGGCGGTCGGCTTCTGGAAGGACACCGACGAGCTGCGCAAGAACTGGCTCGAGGACAAGCGGTGGCAGCCGCAGTGGTCCGACGAGCAGCGCCAGACCGGCCACGCCCAGTGGAGCAAGGCCGTGTCGCGCACGCTCGACTGGGTGGACGTCAGCTGA
- a CDS encoding sodium:solute symporter has protein sequence MGKPLDIAIIVVYLLAMLAFGFWGKTRTKDSADFLVAGRRLGPTLYTGTMAAVVLGGASTVGGVGLGYKWGLSGMWLVVSIAVGLLALSLFFAGRIQRLKVYTVAQMLRLRYGMDATSSSGLVMAAYTLMLSVTSTIAYATVFNVLFGTDRTVSVIIGGAVVMLYSSIGGMWSITLTDMVQFILKTIGIFALLLPFTLSKAGGFAGIRERAGDAVFDLGAIGMPTIITFFVVYSFGMLIGQDIWQRVFTARSPQVAKWGGTTAALYCVLYGVAGAVIGMAASTFLPDIEAKDDVYAQIAESILPVGISGLVLAAAVAAMMSTASGALIATATVTRTDVKPLLQRMIGRTPDTDRDAERDVHSDRMYVVVLGIVVIVIAALLNDVVAALTIAYDILVGGLLVAILGGFLWKRATGAGALWSMAVGTVVTLGTMVIVGDVLANEPIYYGLAASLVVYVVASLATPRTSPEVLAEWDARLAGREHADRVDAR, from the coding sequence ATGGGCAAGCCGCTCGACATCGCGATCATCGTCGTCTACCTCCTCGCCATGCTGGCGTTCGGGTTCTGGGGCAAGACCAGAACCAAGGATTCGGCCGACTTCCTGGTCGCCGGGCGGCGGCTGGGCCCGACCCTGTACACCGGCACGATGGCCGCCGTGGTGCTCGGCGGCGCGTCGACCGTCGGCGGTGTTGGCCTCGGCTACAAGTGGGGGCTGTCGGGGATGTGGCTGGTCGTCTCCATCGCGGTCGGCCTGCTCGCGCTCAGCCTGTTCTTCGCCGGCCGCATCCAGCGGCTGAAGGTCTACACCGTCGCGCAGATGCTGCGGCTGCGCTACGGCATGGACGCGACGTCGTCGTCCGGCCTGGTGATGGCCGCCTACACGCTGATGCTGTCGGTGACGTCCACGATCGCCTACGCGACGGTGTTCAACGTCCTGTTCGGCACCGACCGCACGGTGTCGGTGATCATCGGCGGCGCGGTGGTGATGCTGTACTCCTCGATCGGCGGCATGTGGTCGATCACGCTGACCGACATGGTGCAGTTCATCCTCAAGACCATCGGCATCTTCGCGCTGCTGCTGCCGTTCACGCTGAGCAAGGCGGGCGGCTTCGCCGGCATCCGGGAACGCGCCGGCGACGCGGTGTTCGACCTGGGGGCCATCGGAATGCCCACCATCATCACGTTTTTCGTGGTGTACAGCTTCGGCATGCTGATCGGCCAGGACATCTGGCAGCGGGTGTTCACCGCGCGCTCGCCGCAGGTCGCCAAGTGGGGCGGCACCACCGCGGCGCTGTACTGCGTGCTCTACGGCGTCGCCGGAGCGGTGATCGGCATGGCGGCGTCGACGTTCCTGCCCGACATCGAGGCCAAGGACGACGTCTACGCCCAGATCGCCGAGAGCATCCTGCCGGTGGGGATCAGCGGGCTGGTGCTCGCCGCGGCGGTCGCGGCGATGATGTCCACCGCGTCGGGCGCCCTGATCGCCACCGCGACCGTGACCCGTACGGACGTGAAACCGTTGCTGCAGAGGATGATCGGCCGCACCCCGGACACCGACCGGGACGCCGAGCGGGACGTGCATTCCGACCGGATGTACGTGGTGGTCCTCGGCATCGTGGTGATCGTGATCGCCGCGCTGCTCAACGACGTGGTGGCCGCGCTGACGATCGCCTACGACATCCTCGTCGGCGGACTGTTGGTCGCCATCCTGGGCGGGTTCCTGTGGAAGCGGGCCACCGGCGCGGGGGCGCTCTGGTCGATGGCGGTGGGTACCGTCGTCACGCTCGGCACGATGGTGATCGTCGGCGACGTGCTGGCCAACGAACCCATCTACTACGGGCTGGCCGCCAGCCTGGTGGTGTACGTGGTCGCGAGCCTGGCGACGCCGCGCACCTCCCCCGAGGTGCTCGCCGAGTGGGACGCCCGGCTGGCCGGCCGGGAGCACGCCGACCGGGTCGACGCCCGGTAG